One region of Pseudomonas alvandae genomic DNA includes:
- a CDS encoding methyl-accepting chemotaxis protein, giving the protein MQQNLRQTLQSISGSATQLATAADELNAVTLDSTQGLQQQNNEIEQAATAVTEMTTAVEEVARNAVSTSDATRQSSESATLGQERVSDTVEAISALASDVQVTGGLVQSLANQSQDIGKVLDVIRAIAEQTNLLALNAAIEAARAGESGRGFAVVADEVRALAYRTQQSTQEIEQMVQGMRNGATQALDSMQASSSRAASTLAMAERAGEALQTITASVHQIHERNLVIASAAEEQAQVAREVDRNLVNIRDLSVRSATGADQTSASSHELSQLANSLRTMVQRFQV; this is encoded by the coding sequence ATGCAACAGAACCTTCGGCAAACCTTGCAAAGCATCAGCGGCTCGGCAACACAACTGGCGACCGCTGCCGATGAGCTGAACGCCGTCACCCTCGACAGCACCCAGGGCCTGCAACAGCAAAACAACGAAATCGAACAGGCCGCCACCGCCGTCACGGAAATGACCACTGCCGTGGAAGAAGTCGCGCGCAACGCCGTCTCCACCTCTGATGCGACCCGTCAATCCAGCGAATCGGCAACGTTGGGCCAGGAGCGGGTCAGCGACACCGTCGAGGCCATCAGCGCGCTTGCCAGTGATGTACAAGTGACCGGTGGCCTGGTGCAGTCGCTGGCGAACCAGTCCCAGGACATCGGCAAGGTGCTGGATGTGATCCGGGCCATTGCCGAGCAGACCAATCTGTTGGCGCTCAACGCGGCCATCGAAGCGGCCAGGGCGGGGGAGAGCGGTCGTGGTTTTGCCGTGGTTGCCGACGAAGTGCGAGCGCTGGCGTATCGCACGCAGCAATCGACCCAGGAGATCGAGCAGATGGTCCAGGGCATGCGCAACGGCGCCACCCAGGCGCTGGATTCCATGCAGGCCAGTTCCAGTCGCGCGGCGAGCACGTTGGCGATGGCGGAGCGGGCAGGCGAGGCATTGCAGACCATCACAGCGTCGGTGCATCAAATCCACGAGCGCAACCTGGTGATCGCCAGCGCCGCCGAGGAACAGGCGCAAGTGGCCCGCGAAGTGGATCGTAACCTGGTCAATATTCGTGATCTGTCCGTGCGCTCGGCCACTGGCGCGGACCAGACCAGCGCGTCCAGCCACGAGCTGTCGCAACTGGCGAATTCGCTGCGCACGATGGTGCAGCGGTTTCAGGTTTGA
- a CDS encoding DUF3094 domain-containing protein, producing the protein MTSRLNPDDQKHVEEYLQLSQHRVERRPFRPWMLLVVVLAVTIGLGLLSRLISYLTL; encoded by the coding sequence ATGACCAGTCGCCTGAACCCAGATGACCAGAAGCATGTCGAAGAGTACCTGCAACTGTCCCAGCACCGAGTCGAGCGCCGGCCTTTTCGGCCGTGGATGCTCCTCGTGGTGGTACTGGCCGTGACCATCGGCCTGGGCCTGTTGAGCCGACTGATCAGCTACCTGACGCTATGA
- a CDS encoding NAD(P)/FAD-dependent oxidoreductase gives MTHRIVIVGGGAGGLELATRLGKTLGKRGTASVMLVDANLTHIWKPLLHEVAAGSLNSSEDELNYVAQAKWNHFEFQLGRMSGLDRENKKIQLAATYDEAGVELLPARELGYDTLVIAVGSTTNDFGTEGAAQHCLFLDTRKQAERFHQQLLHHYLRAHAGQTDVVERISVAIVGAGATGVELAAELHNAAHELHAYGLDRIKPENMHITLIEAGPRVLPALPERIGGPVHKTLEKLGVNVMTNAAVSQVTADSLVTADGKVIDASLKVWAAGIRAPEFLKDIDGLETNRINQLQVLPTLQTTRDENIFAFGDCAACPQPGSDRNVPPRAQAAHQQASLLAKSLKLRIEGKALPEYKYTDYGSLISLSRFSAVGNLMGNLTGSVMLEGWLARMFYVSLYRMHQMALYGMFRTAMLMLGSKIGRGTEPRLKLH, from the coding sequence ATGACTCATCGTATTGTCATCGTTGGCGGCGGCGCCGGCGGCCTGGAGTTGGCTACCCGTCTGGGTAAGACTCTGGGCAAGCGCGGCACGGCCAGTGTGATGCTGGTCGACGCGAACCTGACCCACATCTGGAAACCCCTGCTGCACGAAGTGGCTGCCGGTTCCTTGAACTCCTCCGAAGACGAACTCAACTACGTCGCCCAGGCGAAATGGAACCACTTCGAGTTCCAGCTCGGGCGCATGAGCGGCCTGGATCGCGAGAACAAGAAAATCCAACTGGCCGCCACCTATGACGAGGCGGGCGTGGAGCTGTTACCGGCCCGGGAGCTGGGCTACGACACACTGGTAATCGCAGTGGGCAGCACCACCAACGACTTCGGCACCGAGGGCGCGGCGCAACACTGCCTGTTCCTTGATACTCGCAAACAGGCCGAGCGCTTCCACCAGCAATTGCTCCACCACTACCTGCGCGCCCATGCCGGGCAGACCGACGTCGTCGAGCGCATCAGCGTCGCCATCGTCGGCGCGGGCGCGACGGGCGTCGAACTGGCGGCCGAGCTGCACAACGCCGCCCACGAATTGCATGCCTACGGCCTGGACCGGATCAAACCGGAAAACATGCACATCACCTTGATCGAGGCGGGTCCACGGGTCTTGCCAGCGTTGCCCGAGCGTATCGGCGGACCGGTGCACAAGACCCTGGAAAAACTCGGGGTCAACGTCATGACCAACGCCGCCGTCAGCCAGGTCACCGCTGACAGCCTGGTTACGGCAGATGGCAAAGTGATCGACGCGAGCCTGAAGGTTTGGGCGGCCGGGATTCGTGCGCCGGAATTTCTCAAGGACATCGATGGGCTGGAGACCAATCGGATCAATCAGCTGCAAGTGCTGCCGACGCTACAGACCACGCGCGACGAGAACATCTTTGCCTTCGGCGACTGCGCCGCCTGCCCGCAACCGGGCAGCGACCGCAACGTTCCACCCCGCGCCCAGGCCGCGCACCAACAAGCCTCGCTGCTAGCGAAATCGCTGAAATTGCGGATCGAAGGCAAGGCCCTGCCGGAATACAAATACACCGACTACGGTTCGCTGATCTCGCTGTCGCGCTTCTCGGCGGTGGGTAACCTGATGGGCAACCTGACCGGTAGCGTGATGCTCGAAGGCTGGCTGGCGCGGATGTTCTACGTGTCGCTGTATCGCATGCACCAGATGGCGCTGTACGGGATGTTCCGCACGGCGATGCTGATGCTGGGCAGCAAGATCGGGCGCGGGACTGAGCCGCGGTTGAAACTGCACTGA